The proteins below are encoded in one region of Apium graveolens cultivar Ventura chromosome 4, ASM990537v1, whole genome shotgun sequence:
- the LOC141719675 gene encoding protein FAR1-RELATED SEQUENCE 5-like, translating into MNLVQRERQVNTATRSLIKTLYGSGIRNCQVMNVIGNIHGGNDKIGFNVQHVRNVLRDERKKRFEISDAQAGLDLLHRLNEESGSKYFIRTEVDEENRLKCLVWIDPRCIMAYQNFGDVMDFDTTYRTNRYAMPFVPFTGVNHHYQSVIFGFALMRDEHASTFEWILRTWLEGVGNNPPLTIITD; encoded by the coding sequence AACGAGAAAGACAAGTCAACACCGCGACCCGCAGTTTGATTAAAACGCTTTATGGTTCGGGGATTCGTAATTGTCAAGTGATGAATGTGATTGGTAACATTCATGGAGGTAATGACAAAATTGGTTTCAATGTTCAACATGTTAGGAATGTGTTAAGAGACGAGAGGAAGAAAAGGTTTGAGATTAGTGACGCCCAAGCGGGGTTGGACTTGTTGCATAGGTTGAATGAAGAAAGTggttctaaatattttattaggaCCGAAGTCGATGAAGAGAATCGCTTGAAGTGTCTAGTATGGATTGATCCGAGATGTATAATGGCTTACCAAAATTTTGGCGATGTTATGGATTTTGATACCACTTATCGGACAAATAGGTATGCAATGCCATTTGTCCCATTTACCGGAGTCAATCATCATTATCAATCGGTAATTTTCGGGTTTGCATTGATGCGGGATGAACACGCGTCGACTTTTGAGTGGATTCTTCGTACTTGGCTTGAAGGTGTGGGGAATAATCCTCCATTGACTATAATCACGGATTAA